One segment of Enterobacter ludwigii DNA contains the following:
- a CDS encoding class I fructose-bisphosphate aldolase encodes MSKERRLSKIFAKDGKSVTLALDGYYFSTKTNGIDNTINQLPALVEQGLDCALVTYGMLKNFREPLNSVPVVLRVDSTVSIFDNTVPDTTPMFTVEDALKVGAEGVVCMTFPGAFNEEKTHIMAMQLAQAADRWNVPLIVESLPYGYPVTSDDSNNPAIIAASARAAVELGADVIKTRFTGTAEDRLIVEAAGVPVLALGGPKTGIDGYFKFVLHCMQVGAKGVAVGRNITQDPRPDRVVAGLNAIVHENASAEEAYSLYMAK; translated from the coding sequence ATGTCTAAAGAACGCCGTCTCTCAAAGATTTTTGCAAAAGATGGTAAATCAGTGACATTAGCGCTGGATGGTTACTATTTTTCCACGAAAACAAATGGTATTGATAATACGATAAACCAACTGCCGGCATTGGTTGAGCAAGGGCTGGATTGTGCGTTGGTCACGTACGGCATGCTGAAAAATTTTCGTGAGCCATTAAATTCGGTTCCTGTTGTATTACGCGTCGATAGTACAGTCAGTATTTTTGATAATACCGTTCCCGATACTACCCCGATGTTTACCGTTGAAGATGCATTAAAAGTCGGCGCTGAAGGTGTCGTCTGCATGACCTTCCCGGGTGCCTTCAACGAAGAAAAAACGCACATCATGGCAATGCAACTGGCACAGGCCGCAGACCGCTGGAACGTGCCGCTAATTGTCGAATCACTTCCCTATGGCTACCCCGTGACCAGCGACGACTCGAACAACCCGGCAATTATCGCCGCCTCGGCTCGCGCCGCAGTGGAACTGGGGGCCGATGTCATCAAAACACGTTTTACAGGTACAGCGGAAGACCGCTTGATCGTCGAAGCGGCAGGCGTTCCCGTCCTTGCACTTGGGGGCCCAAAAACCGGCATTGATGGTTACTTCAAGTTTGTTCTGCACTGTATGCAGGTTGGGGCTAAAGGGGTGGCAGTGGGTCGAAATATCACTCAGGACCCGCGACCAGACAGAGTGGTCGCAGGCCTGAATGCTATCGTCCACGAAAATGCCTCTGCGGAAGAAGCATACAGCCTCTATATGGCTAAATAA
- a CDS encoding VOC family protein codes for MFSYVMLGTSDLPRAIQFYDPLMELLGYPKAGRNEEGASWGTFSANTTTGLCVGRPFDKQPASVGNGTMVALNAVSVEQVQQAHTLALSLGGTNEGGPGYRPQYGDGFYSAYVRDPDGNKLAFVFYDLVE; via the coding sequence ATGTTTTCTTACGTGATGCTGGGTACTAGCGATCTGCCACGCGCCATCCAATTCTACGATCCGTTGATGGAATTGCTTGGGTATCCAAAGGCAGGCCGGAATGAAGAAGGCGCGTCCTGGGGCACATTTAGTGCGAATACCACGACTGGCCTTTGCGTGGGCCGACCATTTGATAAACAACCGGCGTCCGTGGGTAATGGGACCATGGTGGCATTGAATGCTGTGTCCGTAGAACAGGTACAGCAGGCGCACACTCTCGCTCTGTCGCTTGGCGGTACGAATGAAGGGGGGCCGGGATATCGCCCCCAGTACGGTGACGGGTTCTATAGTGCCTATGTACGCGATCCGGATGGTAATAAACTGGCGTTTGTGTTCTACGATTTGGTGGAGTAA
- a CDS encoding glycerol-3-phosphate responsive antiterminator: MFLNNTIIPSVRKYKHFDKALSCASEYVLLSEANIGNLQSLIGKCHQSGKKVLVHLELLGGFKPDQAGINLLKSYYKVDGVISSNLSALRYAKKEGLLTIFRVLLIDSRSLDQSIDIVKHNPPDAIEILPAEYACQCLELISRNLNGFDVIFIAGGFVKRKYLVDKIFHAGFKGITTSEPGLW; this comes from the coding sequence ATGTTTTTAAATAACACCATCATTCCTTCAGTTAGAAAGTATAAGCATTTTGACAAGGCATTATCCTGTGCATCGGAATATGTTCTGTTGTCAGAGGCCAATATCGGCAATCTGCAATCACTGATAGGCAAATGTCATCAAAGTGGTAAGAAGGTTCTGGTCCATCTGGAGTTACTCGGCGGGTTTAAACCCGATCAGGCTGGGATCAATTTACTGAAAAGTTATTATAAAGTTGATGGTGTTATTTCTTCCAATCTCTCCGCCCTGCGCTATGCAAAAAAAGAGGGGTTATTGACTATTTTTCGGGTGTTACTTATCGATTCTCGATCGCTGGATCAGTCTATCGACATCGTTAAACATAACCCGCCGGATGCAATAGAAATCTTACCTGCTGAATATGCCTGCCAGTGCCTGGAATTGATTAGCCGAAATTTAAATGGCTTTGACGTGATATTCATCGCCGGAGGCTTTGTAAAGCGGAAATACCTTGTAGATAAAATATTCCATGCCGGGTTTAAAGGAATAACCACCAGCGAGCCGGGTTTATGGTAA
- a CDS encoding FGGY-family carbohydrate kinase — translation MKDEYVMGIDNGGTVTKAAIYDRNGSVVSIASKSTQMLTPREFHTERDITELWAANIEVIKKAIEQSGIDASKIKGIAVTGHGNGLYLVDEAGNPVRNGIISTDSRAKEYVEKWQNSPEFLTDILPKTMQSIWAGQPIALLAWLKDNEPEVLQKAHTIFMVKDLIRFYLTGEAYLELTDLSGTNLINVRDRKYDDELLAWWGLADLRAKLPPVKLSTDCCGRITDEVARQTGLCAGTPVSGGVFDISASSVASGINTLNKLAIITGTWSINEYVTDHPVIDKDLFMTSIYPIDGKWLITEASPTSASNLEWFINNFMENDRETAAAQGSSVYELCNSLVLSTTPEESHLLFFPFVFGSNTIPDASAGFIGVNSFHKKAHFLRAIYEGVAFSHLYHTERLRNINPDLSRTIRIAGGVTNSPVWLQVFADIFQCTLEIVDVKEHGTLGTAMTAAVMIGWFDDVFAASNEMVRVARTVTPNPAHQQVYQDKYQLYKNLLSEMQSPWKSCSNYITH, via the coding sequence ATGAAAGATGAATATGTAATGGGTATCGATAATGGCGGGACAGTCACTAAGGCGGCTATCTACGATCGCAACGGCAGCGTGGTTTCTATCGCGTCAAAATCCACCCAGATGCTGACACCCAGGGAATTTCATACCGAACGCGATATTACCGAGCTGTGGGCGGCTAACATCGAGGTCATCAAAAAAGCGATTGAGCAATCAGGGATCGACGCCAGTAAAATCAAAGGAATCGCCGTCACCGGACATGGGAACGGTTTGTATCTGGTAGATGAAGCTGGCAACCCGGTCCGCAACGGCATTATCTCAACCGACAGTCGGGCAAAAGAGTACGTAGAAAAGTGGCAAAACTCACCCGAGTTTTTGACCGACATCCTGCCTAAAACCATGCAGTCAATCTGGGCCGGACAACCCATTGCTCTGCTGGCTTGGCTGAAGGATAACGAGCCGGAGGTGCTGCAGAAAGCACATACCATTTTTATGGTAAAAGACCTGATCCGCTTCTACCTGACCGGAGAGGCTTATCTTGAGCTTACTGACCTCTCCGGGACCAACCTGATTAACGTACGTGACCGCAAGTATGACGATGAACTACTGGCATGGTGGGGGCTTGCTGACCTGCGCGCGAAATTGCCCCCCGTCAAACTGTCCACGGACTGCTGCGGTCGGATAACCGATGAAGTCGCCCGTCAGACAGGCTTATGCGCAGGCACCCCCGTCTCTGGCGGCGTGTTCGACATTTCCGCCTCGTCTGTCGCCTCCGGGATTAATACCCTCAATAAGCTGGCTATCATCACCGGAACCTGGAGCATCAATGAATATGTGACTGACCATCCGGTTATCGACAAAGATCTGTTTATGACGTCGATTTACCCGATCGACGGTAAATGGCTGATAACCGAAGCCAGCCCGACCTCTGCCAGCAATCTTGAATGGTTTATCAATAATTTCATGGAGAACGACCGGGAAACCGCTGCTGCTCAGGGATCTTCCGTCTATGAGTTGTGTAACTCGCTGGTCTTATCCACGACGCCAGAAGAAAGCCATCTGCTGTTCTTTCCTTTCGTATTTGGCTCTAACACCATTCCCGATGCCTCAGCAGGCTTTATTGGGGTGAACAGTTTCCATAAAAAAGCGCATTTCCTGCGCGCGATTTACGAAGGTGTGGCGTTCAGCCATCTCTATCACACCGAACGTTTACGAAACATCAATCCGGATTTGAGTCGCACCATACGAATTGCTGGGGGGGTCACCAACTCGCCGGTCTGGCTACAGGTCTTTGCCGATATCTTCCAGTGCACGCTTGAGATTGTCGATGTTAAAGAGCACGGCACACTCGGAACCGCAATGACAGCCGCTGTCATGATTGGCTGGTTTGATGATGTCTTCGCCGCGTCCAATGAAATGGTGCGCGTCGCGCGTACCGTGACGCCGAATCCGGCCCATCAGCAAGTGTACCAGGACAAATATCAGCTCTACAAAAACCTGTTATCTGAAATGCAGTCCCCATGGAAAAGCTGCAGTAACTACATCACGCATTAA
- a CDS encoding multidrug efflux MFS transporter MdtM: MKPFSGRLSRYGSVLLFPLAMIIYDFSAYLTTDLIQPGVISIINELQADVTLAPASVSLYMAGGLALQWLLGPLSDRIGRRPVLLTGAMIFALASLSMLFVTSIEQYFVARFIQGTSICFISTVGYVSIQEAFGEMDSIRIMATLTSIVLLAPVIGPVAGAALMAFIHWKLLFAIIGVFGLVAWFLLLLKMPETVISQGREFKPGEVLSDFIAAFRHPLVLTGSLAVAFGNLPIITWVALSPVILIEHGGMSPGTYAWTQVPVFSGIIIASAIVANFIKDPTSPRFIWGTVPIQLAGLLTLLVGNLLWPHVWLWSVLGTSFYALGIGLLYPVLFRFTLFSHNLPKGTVSATLNILALGIIALSIEITRWVYFHAGGRIAIHGAALLAGIAVIISVARLLKLRGQHQSQSVSPAGCQEQ; encoded by the coding sequence ATGAAGCCATTTTCGGGACGCCTTAGCAGGTATGGCAGCGTTCTATTATTTCCACTGGCGATGATCATCTACGATTTTTCAGCCTACCTGACAACGGACCTTATTCAGCCGGGCGTCATTAGCATTATAAATGAGCTACAGGCGGATGTGACGCTGGCTCCAGCATCAGTCAGTTTGTATATGGCAGGCGGACTGGCGCTACAGTGGCTCCTGGGGCCACTCTCCGACCGGATTGGCCGCCGCCCTGTCCTGCTCACTGGTGCAATGATCTTTGCCCTTGCCAGTCTAAGCATGCTGTTTGTCACCTCGATCGAACAATACTTCGTCGCCCGCTTCATTCAGGGCACCAGCATCTGTTTTATCTCAACCGTTGGTTACGTCTCAATTCAGGAGGCGTTTGGTGAAATGGATTCCATCAGAATCATGGCTACGCTGACCTCTATTGTTCTGCTCGCCCCAGTTATCGGGCCTGTGGCCGGCGCTGCGCTGATGGCGTTCATTCACTGGAAACTGCTCTTTGCCATCATCGGTGTGTTTGGTCTGGTAGCATGGTTTTTACTACTGCTCAAAATGCCGGAAACAGTTATATCTCAGGGAAGAGAATTCAAACCGGGTGAAGTACTGTCAGATTTCATTGCGGCATTTCGCCATCCCTTGGTGCTGACCGGCTCACTGGCAGTTGCTTTTGGCAACCTGCCCATCATCACCTGGGTGGCGCTCTCACCCGTGATCCTGATTGAGCACGGGGGTATGTCTCCCGGAACCTATGCCTGGACACAGGTGCCCGTGTTTAGTGGGATCATTATCGCCAGTGCGATCGTAGCGAATTTTATCAAAGACCCGACTTCACCGCGTTTTATCTGGGGGACTGTCCCGATACAGCTTGCTGGCTTGCTGACTTTGCTGGTCGGCAATCTGCTATGGCCACACGTCTGGCTATGGTCAGTACTGGGAACGAGCTTTTATGCCCTGGGTATTGGACTGCTCTATCCGGTGCTGTTTCGCTTCACGCTCTTTTCTCATAACCTGCCAAAGGGCACCGTTTCTGCCACGCTAAATATTCTGGCGCTCGGCATAATTGCCCTTAGCATTGAAATAACCCGCTGGGTTTACTTCCATGCCGGCGGCAGGATTGCTATCCACGGCGCGGCGCTGCTGGCCGGTATAGCCGTCATCATATCAGTTGCCCGCCTGCTTAAACTACGTGGGCAGCATCAGAGCCAGTCAGTATCACCGGCAGGCTGTCAGGAACAATAA